The following proteins come from a genomic window of Diorhabda carinulata isolate Delta chromosome X, icDioCari1.1, whole genome shotgun sequence:
- the LOC130902029 gene encoding cytochrome P450 4C1-like produces the protein MTITDFFLNNSNIDSKSNLNASKYTEKSDHFIRLYLVVICCIFFFSWYVKWLWNRRYLYIHSRNVPGPFGLPFIGCVYLLFLHEKDDIMKAITDLQKIYPDIGALWFGTRLYYAVSKPEHIEKILTNSKALDKDFLYKFMTLAIGKGLLTAKVQKWRKHRKIIRQAFNQRILNFYQAVFLEKGEIFAKQLQKNVGNKDLDFFDMISKCTLDIICETAMGLNMNTQTQDSDVCYNINKMFEIINYRMFNPWYHLEFIWKLNPLSKQYDKAVKIFKNFTSTVINKKQEAYNNKQNLKDSIPISGIEETIKGKIAFLDLILENTNFTEKELQEEVELFLLAGTDTTATALSCIFTLLGMFQDVQQNVLEEILAILGPDRPVSPSDLSELKYTERVIKESLRLFPVAALFGRNITEDIDAGDIVFPAGSSVFFCTLHIQRNPKYWPDPLKFDPDRFLPENVAKRHPCTYIPFSYGPRNCIGAQYAMINMKTILATILRRFRIYTSYKTIEEIELKINLLLRMKEGSKVWVEAR, from the exons ATGACTATAaccgatttttttttgaataattcaaatattg ACTCGAAATCAAATTTGAACGCATCCAAATATACGGAAAAATCAGATCATTTTATTAGATTATACTTAGTTGTTATTTgctgtatatttttcttctcaTGGTACGTCAAATGGTTGTGGAATAGAAGGTATCTTTATATTCATTCCAGAAATGTACCAGGACCCTTCGGGTTACCATTTATAGGATGTGTTTATCTACTTTTCTTACATGAAAAAGACG ATATAATGAAAGCTATTaccgatttacaaaaaatatatcctGATATAGGTGCTTTATGGTTCGGTACAAGGCTTTATTACGCGGTGTCTAAACCAGAACATATTGAAAAGATTTTAACGAATTCCAAAGCTTTGGACAAAGATTTTCTTTACAAGTTTATGACATTAGCAATTGGTAAAGGTTTATTGACAGCTAAAG TACAAAAATGGAGAAAACACAGAAAAATTATCAGGCAAGCTTTCAATCAAAGAATTCTTAATTTTTACCAAgcagtttttttggaaaaagggGAAATTTTTGCCAAacaattgcaaaaaaatgtCGGAAACAAAGACTTGGACTTTTTTGATATGATTTCCAAATGCACCTTGGACATTATATGCg aaacagCAATGGGATTAAACATGAATACACAAACTCAGGATTCAGATGTatgttataatataaacaa aatgtttgaaataataaattataggaTGTTCAACCCATGGTACCATTTAGaatttatatggaaattgaaTCCATTAAGCAAACAGTACGACAAAgctgtaaaaatatttaaaaatttcacatcgaca gtaattaataaaaaacaggAAGCGTATAATAACAAACAGAATTTGAAAGATTCGATACCTATCTCTGGAATTGAAG AAactataaaaggaaaaatagcATTTCTGGATCTTATATtggaaaatacgaattttaCTGAAAAAGAACTTCAAGAAGAAGTAGAACTTTTCTTATTGGCG GGAACAGACACAACTGCAACAGCGCTTAGTTGTATTTTCACGTTATTAGGCATGTTCCAAGATGtacag CAAAACGTTTTGGAAGAAATCCTGGCGATTCTAGGACCCGATAGACCAGTATCTCCATCAGATTTATCCGAATTGAAATACACTGAAAGAGTTATCAAGGAAAGTTTGCGATTATTTCCGGTAGCAGCTTTGTTTGGTAGAAATATAACTGAGGATATTGATGCAG GTGATATAGTTTTCCCTGCGGGTagttctgtttttttttgtacgTTACATATACAAAGGAATCCAAAATATTGGCCGGATCCACTTAAATTCGATCCTGATAGGTTTCTACCAGAAAATGTAGCTAAACGACATCCTTGCACATATATACCTTTCTCTTATGGTCCTAGAAACTGTATAG GTGCACAGTATGCTATGATTAATATGAAAACTATTTTGGCGACTATTTTGAGAAGGTTTAGGATTTATACAAGCTATAAAACCATTGAAGAAATCgaattgaaaatcaatttgttACTAAGAATGAAGGAAGGATCTAAAGTTTGGGTGGAAGCACGTTAA